The Candidatus Eisenbacteria bacterium genome includes the window GCATGACGTTCGCCTTGCCCAGCGTGAACGGCGTCTCGGGACCGGTCACGACCGGCACCGGCTCGCGCCCAAAGCGGATGTAGTTGGGGTGGGGATCATCCGCCATCGCCACCGTCGCCTTCCGCGTCTCCCAGTAGTCGCACGGCACGATCATTCGCATGTTGGGAATGGAGCGGACGATCGCGATCTCCTCCATCGCCTGATGGGTCGCGCCGTCGGGGCCGACGCTGATCCCGCCGTGGGCGCCCCCGATCTTCACCGGCAGGTCGGTATAGGCGACGGTCACCCGCATCTGGTCGGCACTCCGGCACGAGGCGAACGCGCCGTACGTCGCGAGGTATGGGATCTTGCCCACCGCCGCGAGGCCTGCCGCGACGCACATCATGTTCTGCTCGGCCACGCCCACCTGAAGGAAGCGGTCCGGAAACTTCTGGGCGANNNNNNNNNNNNNNNNNNNNNNNNNNNNNNNNNNNNNNNNNNNNNNNNNNNNNNNNNNNNNNNNNNNNNNNNNCGCTTCATCTCGGGCTTCACGAGATTCACGGCCGGGGCGGCGGCGGTCGGGAGAACCGGGGCGGGCGAGCTCATGCGCTTCCGTTCGCCGACGGCGCGACCGCGCGGGCGGAATGGGACTCCAGCCGGCGGGTCCAGCCCTCCAGCGAGGTGCCGAGCTCCCGGAGCGCCTGCTCCGCCTGCTCCGCGTTGGGCGGCACGCCGTGCCAGCGATAGTCGTCCTCCATGTAGGAGATCCCCTTCCCCATCACCGTGCGGGCGAGGATGACGGAAGGCTTCCCCTTGGTGCGGCGTGCCTCCTCGTACGCTTCGAGAAGCTGCGGAAGGTCGTGCCCGTCCACGTCGATGACGTGCCAGTTGAACGAGCGCCACTTGTCCGCGAGCGGAGCGATCCCCATGACGTCCTGCACGTCGCCGTCGATCTGCTTTCGGTTGTAGTCGATGATCCCGACTAGGTTGTCGAGCTTGTAGTGGGCGGCGAACATCGCCGCCTCCCAGATCTGCCCTTCCTGCTGCTCGCCGTCCCCCATGACGCAATAGACCCGGCGCGGGCTCTTGTCGAACCGCGATCCGTACGCCATGCCGCACGAGACCGAGAGTCCCTGCCCGAGCGAGCCCGAAGAGACCTCGATGCCGGGCGTGTCGTGCTTGCTTGGGTGCCCCTGCAGATGGCCGTGGAATTGGCGGAAGCCGAGGAGGTCGGCCAGCGGGAAGTAACCGCGCTCGGCCATCAGGGAGTAGATCACCGGCGTCACGTGCCCGATCGAGAAGTGCCAGAGATCCCGCCCGGGGTCGTCCAGGCGATCCGGATTGACGCTGAGCTCGTGGAAGAAGAGAACCGTCCCGAAATCGGTCGAGGAAAGCGGTCCGCCGCTGTGGCCGCTCTGCGATCGCGCCAGGAGCGCTATGATGTCGCGCCGCACGAAAAGCGCGCGCTCGCGGAGCTCATCCAAGCTGAAATTGAGCCGTGGCAACTGTTTTCCTCCCTCATCCAGGCCGG containing:
- a CDS encoding transketolase; the protein is MDELRERALFVRRDIIALLARSQSGHSGGPLSSTDFGTVLFFHELSVNPDRLDDPGRDLWHFSIGHVTPVIYSLMAERGYFPLADLLGFRQFHGHLQGHPSKHDTPGIEVSSGSLGQGLSVSCGMAYGSRFDKSPRRVYCVMGDGEQQEGQIWEAAMFAAHYKLDNLVGIIDYNRKQIDGDVQDVMGIAPLADKWRSFNWHVIDVDGHDLPQLLEAYEEARRTKGKPSVILARTVMGKGISYMEDDYRWHGVPPNAEQAEQALRELGTSLEGWTRRLESHSARAVAPSANGSA
- a CDS encoding transketolase family protein, which gives rise to AQKFPDRFLQVGVAEQNMMCVAAGLAAVGKIPYLATYGAFASCRSADQMRVTVAYTDLPVKIGGAHGGISVGPDGATHQAMEEIAIVRSIPNMRMIVPCDYWETRKATVAMADDPHPNYIRFGREPVPVVTGPETPFTLGKANVMREGKDIALIACGVMVYEALVAAEELAKRGVSARVINMHTIKPLDMDAIERAARECGAIVTAEEHQIHGGLGGAVAEAVVRLHPVPMELVAVHDRFGRSGKQDELMAAFGIKAPDIVKAADRALARKKAR